The following proteins are encoded in a genomic region of Brachyspira pilosicoli:
- the scpB gene encoding SMC-Scp complex subunit ScpB, whose translation MSLEELSNQDTVETNNNEVKAEGNFTIDENVLENQEELERVLEAVIYVEGTVSISRLRNLFKCENTDIRNYIENINNRYKSVGSAIEILEVGDSVMMTIIPSTFGTLSAIYDRKRKKKISKAMLQTLSIIAYKQPLTKAEIDDIRQSDSSYHLRMLMEDGFIAWKGRKDYLDKRQTYGTTDKFLMHFGINSLDDLPKLRELKDLEFNRND comes from the coding sequence ATGAGTTTAGAAGAATTATCTAATCAAGATACTGTTGAAACTAATAATAATGAAGTAAAAGCAGAAGGCAATTTTACAATAGATGAAAATGTATTAGAGAATCAGGAAGAACTTGAGAGGGTATTAGAAGCTGTTATATATGTAGAGGGTACAGTTTCTATATCTCGATTAAGAAATCTTTTTAAATGTGAGAATACTGATATAAGAAATTATATAGAAAATATTAACAATAGATATAAAAGTGTAGGAAGTGCTATAGAGATATTGGAAGTAGGTGATAGTGTAATGATGACTATAATACCTTCTACATTTGGCACTTTATCTGCAATATATGACAGAAAACGTAAAAAGAAAATATCAAAAGCTATGCTTCAAACGCTTTCTATTATAGCCTATAAGCAGCCTCTAACAAAAGCAGAGATTGATGATATAAGACAAAGCGACAGTTCTTATCATCTTAGAATGCTTATGGAAGATGGTTTTATAGCTTGGAAAGGCAGAAAAGATTATCTTGATAAAAGACAAACTTATGGAACAACAGATAAATTCTTAATGCATTTTGGTATAAACAGTTTAGATGATTTACCAAAATTAAGAGAATTAAAAGATTTAGAGTTCAACAGAAACGACTAA